Proteins from a genomic interval of Methanoplanus endosymbiosus:
- a CDS encoding acetolactate synthase gives MKTEDYIIKQISVFSENRPGRLAAIAKAMEEEEINIFAFSIAEAKGFGVVRVLVDRPKDALDKLVNIGFMVSFTDVIAVSMHDVPGGLYEIANILAKSEINIEYSYAYSGKEAAVLILRVDQAEEAVQRLLDNGANLLKSEMFA, from the coding sequence ATGAAAACCGAGGATTATATAATAAAACAGATTTCCGTATTTTCTGAGAACAGACCGGGAAGACTTGCAGCAATTGCAAAGGCAATGGAAGAGGAGGAGATCAATATATTCGCCTTTTCAATTGCAGAGGCAAAGGGTTTTGGTGTTGTCAGGGTTTTGGTTGACAGGCCAAAAGACGCACTTGACAAACTTGTGAACATTGGATTTATGGTCTCATTTACAGACGTAATTGCGGTGAGCATGCACGATGTCCCCGGCGGGCTGTATGAGATTGCAAATATTCTTGCTAAGAGTGAGATTAATATTGAGTATTCGTATGCTTATTCCGGAAAGGAAGCTGCGGTTCTGATCCTTCGTGTGGACCAGGCAGAAGAGGCAGTGCAGCGCCTCCTGGATAACGGGGCAAATCTCCTTAAATCAGAGATGTTTGCCTGA
- a CDS encoding VWA domain-containing protein has protein sequence MKFITIFIFLILASLLCGVSAALEESEVDITPDSQWITAGGGAAEITVEINNLSVSVSSVEFYCTQPEIYGEPGVTSDSSSPYSTTFTTTKSGEASIVAEVNYTVDDSEYSLSKIITLNVDHSVTESISYLHYDYESEVGSETDISVRIQDAYGNIIDSKREDAEGGNPEEITFSSSGDTSGFWNGLDYSEDTITETVGSDGLVTVTFLISITPGENLINIEPPEPVSQDLIVINGISTAPPAIIESAVSPHAADPPYVPADGETPFTITYFLYDVFGNPSGNRTVLISSSDPTEEDFTLRSNSAGRISVTYGPKSQKGLFTLTATSTDNSSASVSDDLLFDSTEPVNMLLTANPETMPSVDVLPDSKSRIRAKVVDERGNPVKSEVVSFLLEDKTYPAYQTEDPQLLQASAVTDEDGQAIVEFIPGEFETDWSSPNYNELAEANCTVTAQWNNVSRTIKVEWKNYPYISVTTLAEPETVAVNGTLDVSVSIYGDGYELTPDPIDVMVSVDRSGSMLKDYPDRMVSAMSALKTFNSEMSEGRDQVGITSFGVSGSSNIYYYGYDYWAGRDDRSSDDGSYISLHYPGNGRYYSSYATTDLSLTLDHSDFETEVDRIVPMSGTPMRKGLYLAIKELVDNGRADAVKGVILLSDGDYNYYGDPLARGYAGYYYYYGHKYYYYSPTDYDTLTENYYPFSGLTSAEQNLTVYANNNNVTIYSIAFSDGISSGGKDVLEKIAECTGGEYYYAPTGDELQAIYTSIAGELKVEAGVNTTMQLVFDNIELNNVTVQNTEEDPVVDYVYLDGVSTTIQSWNSSGVITPFHTIDDTSDWEDDQNLDFNVGTIRLGQHWETSFRLKVMKSGNLNIFGPGSTITFNNGTDYLSLPITYVTAVADLNSTGVTFTELDIKELSVTSGDIVTDRFDLGWKVNYSGTEQVNHRIYYLREGDGIWLPYKTLNGLSGPLNDYVKSETINVYGFPSGNYQFRVIATAIDAADDPETVPVAIGVASGNVSYIKIE, from the coding sequence ATGAAATTCATTACTATATTTATTTTTCTGATATTAGCCTCTCTGTTATGTGGTGTCTCTGCGGCACTTGAGGAATCTGAAGTAGATATTACACCTGACAGCCAGTGGATAACTGCCGGTGGAGGAGCTGCTGAAATAACAGTTGAGATTAATAATCTGAGTGTTTCTGTATCTTCGGTAGAGTTTTACTGCACCCAGCCGGAAATTTATGGTGAACCGGGTGTTACCTCTGACTCCTCCTCTCCCTACTCAACAACATTTACCACTACCAAAAGCGGAGAAGCGTCTATTGTTGCGGAGGTAAACTATACAGTTGATGATTCTGAATATTCTCTCTCTAAAATAATAACTCTGAATGTTGATCATTCCGTTACTGAAAGCATATCGTACTTACATTATGATTATGAATCTGAAGTCGGAAGTGAAACAGATATTTCTGTACGGATACAGGATGCCTATGGAAATATTATCGACAGTAAGAGGGAAGATGCTGAGGGCGGGAATCCGGAAGAGATAACATTTTCATCCTCCGGAGATACTTCGGGGTTCTGGAACGGTCTTGATTATTCAGAGGATACAATTACAGAAACAGTAGGTTCAGACGGTCTTGTAACTGTAACATTTCTCATATCCATAACTCCGGGTGAGAACCTTATCAATATTGAACCACCTGAACCTGTAAGTCAGGATCTTATTGTGATAAACGGAATTTCAACAGCTCCGCCTGCAATAATTGAATCTGCTGTCAGTCCACATGCAGCAGATCCCCCTTATGTTCCCGCAGACGGAGAGACTCCGTTTACAATTACATATTTTCTGTATGATGTCTTTGGCAATCCTTCCGGAAACAGAACGGTTCTCATAAGTTCATCAGATCCTACCGAAGAGGACTTTACTTTACGATCTAACTCTGCCGGCAGAATTAGTGTTACGTATGGTCCAAAAAGCCAGAAGGGATTGTTTACACTGACTGCAACATCTACAGACAATTCAAGTGCATCAGTCAGCGACGACCTCCTTTTTGACAGCACAGAACCTGTCAATATGCTCCTGACTGCAAATCCGGAGACTATGCCGAGTGTGGATGTACTTCCTGATTCAAAGTCACGTATCCGTGCAAAGGTTGTTGATGAGAGAGGAAATCCGGTGAAGAGCGAAGTAGTGTCATTCTTACTTGAAGATAAGACATATCCTGCGTACCAGACTGAAGATCCTCAGCTTCTTCAGGCAAGTGCTGTAACTGATGAGGACGGACAGGCAATAGTTGAATTTATACCCGGAGAATTTGAGACTGACTGGTCATCTCCAAACTATAACGAACTTGCTGAGGCAAACTGCACAGTTACGGCCCAGTGGAATAATGTAAGCCGGACAATAAAAGTTGAGTGGAAGAATTATCCGTATATAAGTGTCACAACTCTGGCAGAACCTGAGACTGTGGCAGTGAATGGCACTCTTGATGTGAGTGTGAGCATATACGGTGACGGCTATGAACTGACTCCCGATCCGATTGATGTTATGGTCTCGGTTGACCGTTCCGGCAGTATGTTAAAGGATTATCCGGACAGGATGGTTTCGGCTATGTCTGCTTTAAAAACATTCAATTCAGAGATGTCTGAAGGGCGTGATCAGGTTGGAATTACCTCATTTGGGGTTTCCGGATCGTCTAATATCTATTACTACGGTTATGATTACTGGGCCGGCCGTGATGACAGAAGTTCAGATGATGGATCATACATAAGTTTACATTATCCCGGAAACGGGAGATATTACAGTAGTTATGCAACAACTGATCTCTCGCTGACTCTGGATCATTCAGATTTTGAGACTGAAGTGGACAGAATTGTCCCGATGAGTGGTACTCCGATGAGGAAGGGGTTGTACCTTGCTATAAAGGAACTTGTTGATAATGGAAGGGCAGATGCAGTAAAGGGTGTAATTCTCCTATCCGATGGTGATTACAATTACTATGGCGATCCGCTTGCAAGGGGTTATGCCGGTTATTACTATTATTATGGACATAAATATTATTATTACAGCCCCACAGACTACGACACCCTGACTGAGAACTATTATCCGTTTTCAGGTCTCACTTCGGCAGAGCAGAATCTTACAGTATATGCAAATAATAATAATGTCACAATATATTCAATTGCTTTCAGTGATGGTATTTCATCCGGCGGAAAAGACGTTCTCGAAAAAATTGCGGAATGCACAGGCGGTGAATATTACTATGCACCCACAGGTGATGAACTGCAGGCCATATATACAAGCATTGCCGGAGAACTTAAAGTCGAAGCCGGAGTTAATACAACGATGCAGCTTGTATTTGACAATATTGAACTGAACAATGTGACTGTTCAGAATACAGAGGAAGATCCTGTTGTTGACTACGTCTATCTGGATGGTGTCTCAACAACCATTCAGTCGTGGAATTCATCAGGCGTAATAACGCCGTTTCATACTATTGATGATACTTCAGACTGGGAGGACGATCAGAATCTGGATTTCAATGTCGGAACAATAAGGCTTGGCCAGCACTGGGAGACCAGCTTCAGGCTGAAGGTTATGAAGAGCGGCAACCTGAATATATTCGGTCCGGGTTCAACAATAACCTTCAACAACGGAACAGATTACCTCTCCCTTCCGATCACATATGTCACGGCAGTGGCTGACCTGAATTCAACAGGAGTCACCTTCACCGAACTGGATATAAAGGAACTATCAGTTACATCCGGAGATATTGTAACTGACAGGTTTGACCTGGGATGGAAGGTCAATTATTCCGGCACTGAACAGGTAAATCACAGAATATATTACCTCCGCGAGGGTGACGGCATCTGGCTGCCGTATAAGACACTTAACGGATTATCAGGGCCGCTGAATGACTATGTAAAGAGTGAAACCATCAATGTATATGGCTTTCCCTCCGGAAATTATCAGTTCAGGGTAATAGCAACCGCGATTGATGCAGCCGATGATCCGGAAACTGTTCCGGTGGCGATAGGTGTGGCCTCCGGAAATGTGTCATATATAAAAATAGAATGA
- a CDS encoding carboxypeptidase regulatory-like domain-containing protein, which translates to MILRRIIALALILTTLCCIVQATTLTITARDEFDQTSVEGASVYINGAYVGSTDSDGQFTYSHSFSDSLRVGIEKSGYKYLNDLISGSKTSFFAEMIREEGILSINVLDADTLEALSGAVVKISGTGTEDSEATDSSGEVVFEVPLQSVYVLEIQLPRYDTTQKTVEMDQSTKKVDYLLKRNDIIVFQVKEAENGLPLPGTSVYVEEILQGTTGSDGRLTTYIEHERTYDIRIQKDEYQVFEESHFFGSDEVIYPVTLSKSLYPITLSVYDTEKRPVEFAEIYIDTDYFGKSDTYGRSGVTNLIAGKHSFEVRKAGYEDWYNEYTIDGTDDNIIAVIEYGKSDVTIFVEDGDHKAVSGAVVKSKNSTIGVTDSSGKITTQLLSGQDYTFDITCKGYKDTAITKNVPKGSTEMEIILTIEKETDIIFIGGMALLIIIICAAVFLVLKKLSGSKKGGSRGRSGRKGGGNL; encoded by the coding sequence ATGATTCTCCGCCGGATAATTGCCCTGGCATTAATACTAACAACCCTCTGCTGCATAGTTCAGGCCACAACCCTGACAATTACTGCAAGGGATGAATTTGACCAGACATCTGTTGAAGGTGCATCGGTTTACATAAACGGTGCATATGTCGGAAGTACGGACAGTGATGGCCAGTTCACATACTCGCACTCCTTTTCTGACTCACTCAGAGTAGGTATTGAAAAAAGCGGCTATAAATATTTAAATGATCTCATCTCCGGCTCAAAGACCTCTTTCTTTGCGGAGATGATACGAGAAGAAGGAATACTCTCAATAAATGTCCTTGATGCCGACACCCTTGAAGCACTCTCAGGTGCGGTGGTGAAGATCTCCGGCACCGGAACTGAGGACAGCGAGGCAACGGACTCATCCGGAGAAGTAGTATTTGAAGTGCCCCTCCAGTCAGTTTATGTTCTGGAAATCCAGCTGCCAAGGTATGATACCACACAGAAGACCGTTGAGATGGACCAGAGCACAAAAAAGGTGGACTATCTCCTCAAAAGAAATGACATCATTGTCTTTCAGGTAAAAGAAGCTGAAAACGGACTCCCACTTCCGGGCACATCAGTATATGTCGAAGAGATACTCCAGGGCACAACAGGAAGCGATGGCAGACTTACCACATATATCGAACATGAAAGAACCTATGATATCAGAATCCAGAAAGATGAATATCAGGTATTTGAAGAGAGCCACTTCTTTGGAAGTGATGAAGTGATCTATCCTGTAACACTCTCAAAGTCATTATATCCAATTACACTCTCAGTATATGATACTGAAAAACGCCCCGTAGAATTTGCTGAAATTTACATAGATACAGATTATTTCGGCAAATCCGACACATATGGACGATCCGGCGTTACAAATCTTATCGCCGGAAAACACTCATTTGAGGTCAGAAAGGCCGGCTATGAAGACTGGTACAATGAATACACAATAGACGGTACAGATGACAATATAATTGCAGTAATAGAATACGGCAAATCGGATGTCACAATATTTGTTGAAGATGGTGATCATAAAGCAGTCTCCGGTGCGGTTGTGAAGTCAAAGAACAGCACAATTGGTGTGACTGATTCATCCGGAAAGATAACCACACAACTTCTCTCAGGTCAGGACTATACATTTGATATAACCTGCAAAGGTTACAAAGATACTGCAATCACAAAAAATGTGCCAAAGGGCAGTACTGAGATGGAGATCATCCTGACAATTGAAAAAGAGACTGACATAATTTTCATAGGCGGAATGGCACTGCTGATAATAATTATCTGTGCAGCGGTATTTCTTGTCCTGAAGAAATTATCAGGATCTAAAAAAGGTGGTTCGAGGGGAAGATCCGGCCGGAAGGGCGGCGGCAACCTCTGA